A genomic segment from Paenibacillus sp. FSL K6-1096 encodes:
- a CDS encoding DUF441 domain-containing protein: protein MDMTSLLLLGLAALGIISSNSPVTIAMVVLLLIRVLGLQQAFPWLEKYGLTAGVIILTIGVMTPLASGKISLQTIGQSFLHWKSLAAIGVGMLVAYLGGRGAALMGSQPTIVAGLLIGTVLGVALFKGVPVGPLIAAGILSLLIGRM, encoded by the coding sequence ATGGATATGACCTCATTACTGCTGCTCGGTCTGGCGGCACTCGGAATTATCAGCAGCAATTCACCGGTCACCATCGCGATGGTGGTGCTGCTGCTGATCCGGGTGCTGGGGCTGCAGCAGGCTTTTCCGTGGCTGGAGAAATACGGGCTGACCGCCGGTGTGATCATCCTGACCATCGGGGTCATGACGCCGCTTGCCAGCGGCAAAATCTCCCTGCAGACGATAGGCCAATCGTTCCTGCACTGGAAGTCGCTGGCCGCCATCGGCGTCGGTATGCTTGTCGCTTACCTGGGCGGACGCGGGGCCGCCCTGATGGGCAGCCAGCCGACCATTGTCGCCGGACTGCTCATCGGAACCGTCCTGGGGGTCGCCCTGTTCAAGGGCGTACCGGTCGGCCCGCTGATTGCCGCCGGCATTCTGTCGCTGCTGATCGGCCGGATGTAG